In Arthrobacter sp. MN05-02, one genomic interval encodes:
- a CDS encoding iron ABC transporter ATP-binding protein, which translates to MSLVRGGKTLLDDIDWQVGEGERWVVMGPNGAGKTTLLQLAGARLHPTRGAVGILDEVMGAVDVFELRPRIGLASAALAAQVPEHETVLNVVVTASYGVTGRWREQYERLDERRAFRLLDTWGMSRFMNRPFGSLSEGERKRVQIARALMADPELLLLDEPAAGLDLAGREDLVQRLTELARDDEAPAMVLVTHHLEEVPPGFTHALLLRDGSIVAAGPLAGVLTEENLSRAFDVALKVTEEDGRYNAVARA; encoded by the coding sequence GTGAGCCTCGTCAGGGGCGGCAAGACCCTTCTCGATGACATCGACTGGCAGGTCGGCGAGGGGGAGCGCTGGGTGGTCATGGGCCCCAACGGAGCGGGCAAGACCACGCTGCTGCAGCTCGCCGGTGCACGCCTGCACCCCACCCGCGGTGCGGTCGGCATCCTCGACGAGGTGATGGGCGCGGTGGACGTCTTCGAGCTCCGCCCGCGCATCGGGCTCGCCTCCGCGGCACTGGCGGCCCAGGTCCCGGAGCACGAGACGGTGCTGAACGTCGTCGTGACCGCCTCCTACGGCGTCACCGGCCGGTGGCGCGAGCAGTACGAACGACTCGATGAACGACGAGCCTTCCGCCTCCTCGACACCTGGGGCATGTCCCGCTTCATGAACCGCCCGTTCGGCTCCCTGAGCGAGGGCGAGCGCAAGCGCGTGCAGATCGCCCGGGCCCTGATGGCCGACCCGGAGCTGCTCCTCCTTGACGAACCCGCGGCGGGTCTCGACCTCGCCGGTCGTGAGGACCTCGTGCAGCGCCTCACGGAGCTCGCGCGGGACGACGAAGCGCCGGCCATGGTGCTGGTGACGCACCACCTCGAGGAAGTGCCACCCGGCTTCACCCATGCATTGCTCCTCCGGGACGGCAGCATCGTCGCTGCCGGGCCGCTCGCAGGTGTCCTGACCGAGGAGAACCTCAGCCGAGCGTTCGACGTCGCGCTCAAGGTCACCGAGGAGGACGGCCGCTACAACGCGGTCGCCCGGGCGTGA
- a CDS encoding beta-ketoacyl-ACP reductase, translated as MAPGADSTTTTTGRSVLITGGNRGIGLAIAKVFVANGDKVAITYRSGEIPDGMLGVQADVTSEEQIDAAFTRVEAEHGPVEILVANAGITRDTLLLRMTESDFTDVIDTNLTGAFRVVRRASRGMIRLRRGRVILISSVTGLYGAPGQINYSASKAGLVGIARSLTRELGSRGITANVVAPGFIDTDMTAELPEETRKSYLATIPAGRFASPDEVAGVVSWLAGDSAGYISGAVIPVDGGLGMGH; from the coding sequence TTGGCACCTGGTGCAGACAGCACGACGACGACAACCGGTCGCAGCGTCCTCATAACCGGAGGAAACCGGGGCATCGGCCTCGCCATCGCCAAGGTATTCGTAGCCAACGGCGATAAGGTTGCCATCACCTACCGAAGTGGTGAGATCCCCGACGGGATGCTGGGCGTTCAGGCCGACGTCACGAGCGAGGAGCAGATCGACGCCGCCTTCACCCGGGTCGAGGCGGAGCACGGGCCGGTGGAGATCCTCGTGGCGAACGCCGGCATCACCCGGGACACCCTCCTCCTCCGGATGACCGAGAGCGACTTCACGGACGTCATCGACACGAACCTCACCGGTGCGTTCCGGGTGGTCCGGCGCGCCTCGCGCGGCATGATCCGCCTGCGGCGCGGCCGCGTCATCCTCATCTCCAGCGTCACAGGCCTCTACGGTGCTCCCGGCCAGATCAACTACTCGGCGTCGAAGGCGGGGCTCGTGGGCATCGCGCGCTCCCTGACACGCGAGCTGGGCTCGCGGGGGATCACGGCGAACGTCGTCGCCCCCGGCTTCATCGACACCGACATGACCGCGGAACTGCCGGAGGAGACCCGGAAGAGCTACCTGGCCACCATCCCCGCCGGGCGCTTCGCATCCCCGGACGAGGTCGCCGGGGTCGTGTCCTGGCTGGCCGGCGACTCCGCCGGGTACATCTCCGGCGCGGTCATCCCGGTGGACGGCGGCCTCGGCATGGGCCACTGA
- a CDS encoding short chain dehydrogenase has translation MATLEGTTAIVTGSSRGIGADVAQQLAAQGAAVVVNYRQKAPRATKVVAAIEAAGGRAVAVGADLTTPEGPAALVDAAVSTFGGLDLLVLNASGGMETNMGEDYALKLNRDAQVSMLTAAVEVMPQGSRVVFITSHQAHFIEKVATMDAYEPVARSKRAGEDALRALIPQLDAKGISLVVVSGDMIEGTVTATLLDRATPGAIEARRQEAGRLYSVAEFATEIVRMATAAVPSGHTEYVGGAEDFLAKS, from the coding sequence ATGGCCACCCTCGAGGGCACCACAGCAATCGTCACCGGATCCTCCCGCGGCATCGGCGCCGACGTCGCCCAGCAGCTCGCCGCGCAGGGCGCGGCCGTCGTCGTCAACTACCGCCAGAAGGCGCCACGCGCCACCAAGGTCGTCGCGGCGATCGAGGCGGCCGGTGGCAGGGCCGTCGCCGTGGGAGCGGACCTGACCACGCCCGAGGGGCCAGCCGCGCTGGTCGACGCCGCCGTCTCGACCTTCGGCGGACTGGACCTGCTGGTGCTCAACGCCTCCGGCGGCATGGAGACGAACATGGGGGAGGACTACGCGCTCAAGCTCAACCGCGACGCGCAGGTCAGCATGCTGACGGCCGCCGTCGAGGTCATGCCACAGGGCTCGCGCGTGGTGTTCATCACGAGCCACCAGGCGCACTTCATCGAGAAGGTCGCCACCATGGACGCCTACGAGCCGGTGGCCCGCAGCAAGCGGGCCGGCGAGGACGCGCTGCGCGCCCTGATCCCGCAGCTGGACGCGAAGGGCATCTCCCTGGTGGTCGTGTCCGGCGACATGATCGAGGGCACGGTCACCGCGACCCTGCTCGACCGGGCGACCCCGGGTGCCATCGAGGCACGCCGGCAGGAGGCCGGGCGCCTGTACTCCGTGGCCGAGTTCGCCACCGAGATCGTTCGGATGGCGACGGCCGCCGTGCCCAGCGGCCACACGGAATACGTGGGCGGCGCCGAGGACTTCCTCGCGAAGAGCTGA
- a CDS encoding biotin transporter BioY has translation MQPLEKTVAGTVGAGRPSSRKRWDTTDLSLVAVFAALIAALAILPGIPVGPLGVPITLQTLGVMLAGVVLGPARGAAAVLLYLVAGLIGLPVFSGFSGGFGVLAGPSAGYLVAFPLAAFVAGLLAVVVVRRARRARALLLFLACLAASLLTIHPLGVAGLVVNAGLPLRDAIVVDAAYLPGDVAKNVLAAVLAVSVHRAFPRLLPTGTRAPRD, from the coding sequence GTGCAGCCACTGGAGAAGACCGTCGCCGGAACGGTCGGCGCCGGCCGGCCGTCGTCCCGCAAGCGGTGGGATACCACCGATCTCTCGCTGGTCGCGGTCTTCGCCGCCCTCATCGCCGCCCTTGCAATCCTACCCGGTATACCGGTCGGCCCGCTCGGCGTGCCCATCACACTCCAGACCCTCGGGGTGATGCTCGCCGGCGTGGTCCTCGGGCCGGCGCGCGGCGCGGCGGCCGTCCTGCTCTATCTCGTGGCAGGGCTGATCGGGTTGCCGGTGTTCAGCGGCTTCTCCGGCGGCTTCGGCGTCCTCGCCGGACCGTCCGCCGGCTACCTCGTGGCGTTCCCCCTCGCGGCCTTCGTGGCCGGCCTGCTCGCCGTCGTCGTGGTGCGCAGGGCACGCCGCGCCCGCGCACTCCTCCTCTTCCTCGCCTGCCTCGCGGCCAGCCTCCTGACCATCCATCCGCTCGGTGTCGCCGGGCTCGTGGTGAATGCCGGGCTCCCCCTGAGGGACGCGATCGTCGTGGACGCCGCGTACCTGCCCGGCGACGTGGCCAAGAACGTCCTCGCCGCCGTCCTCGCCGTCTCGGTCCACCGTGCGTTCCCGCGGCTCCTTCCCACCGGGACGCGCGCCCCTCGTGATTGA
- a CDS encoding ABC transporter ATP-binding protein — MINVSNLELRAGARLLMDEVSFRVDKGDKIGLVGRNGAGKTTLTKVLAGESLPAGGTVTRSGEIGYLPQDPRTPNMEQLARDRILSARNLDAVVGELRQAHEDMASEKTSVRNKAMARYDRIEAAFLAGGGYAAEAEAASISSNLALPERILNQPLKTLSGGQRRRVELARILFSGAETMLLDEPTNHLDADSIAWLRDFLKNHQGGLIVISHDVELLEATVNKVFQLDANRATIDVYNMGWKRYQLQRETDERARKRERANAEKKAQVLMDQANKMRAKASKAVAAQNMAKRAERLLGGLDAVRASDRVAALRFPEPSPCGKTPMTAEGLSKSYGSLEIFTDVDLAIDRGSKVVILGLNGAGKTTLLRMLAGVDKPDTGQVIAGHGLKVGYYAQEHETLDTQRTVLENMKSSAPDMQDAEVRGILGSFLFSGDDVDKPAGVLSGGEKTRLALATIVASSANVLLLDEPTNNLDPASRAEILGALKNYSGAVVMVSHDEGAVDALDPERVVLLPDGVEDLWNQDYLELVTLA, encoded by the coding sequence GTGATCAACGTATCGAACCTGGAGCTACGGGCCGGCGCCCGCCTGCTCATGGACGAGGTGTCCTTCCGCGTGGACAAGGGCGACAAGATCGGCCTCGTCGGACGCAACGGCGCCGGCAAGACGACACTCACCAAGGTACTGGCGGGGGAGTCGCTTCCCGCCGGCGGCACGGTGACCCGCTCGGGCGAGATCGGCTACCTCCCGCAGGACCCCCGCACGCCGAACATGGAGCAGCTGGCCCGTGACCGGATCCTCTCGGCGCGCAACCTCGACGCCGTCGTCGGGGAACTGCGCCAGGCCCACGAGGACATGGCGAGCGAAAAGACCTCCGTGCGGAACAAGGCGATGGCCCGCTACGACCGCATCGAGGCCGCCTTCCTCGCCGGCGGAGGCTACGCGGCCGAGGCCGAGGCGGCGTCCATCTCCTCGAACCTGGCCCTGCCCGAGCGCATCCTCAACCAGCCGCTGAAGACCCTCTCCGGCGGTCAGCGCCGGCGTGTCGAGCTAGCCCGCATCCTCTTCTCGGGCGCGGAGACCATGCTCCTGGACGAGCCCACCAACCACCTCGACGCGGACTCCATCGCCTGGCTGCGTGACTTCCTCAAGAACCACCAGGGCGGCCTGATCGTGATCAGCCACGACGTCGAGCTCCTCGAGGCGACCGTGAACAAGGTCTTCCAGCTGGACGCCAACCGCGCGACGATCGACGTCTACAACATGGGCTGGAAGCGCTACCAGCTCCAGCGCGAGACGGACGAGCGCGCCCGCAAGCGCGAGCGCGCCAACGCCGAGAAGAAGGCCCAGGTCCTCATGGACCAGGCCAACAAGATGCGGGCGAAGGCCTCCAAGGCGGTCGCCGCCCAGAACATGGCCAAGCGCGCCGAACGCCTGCTCGGCGGTCTCGACGCCGTGCGCGCCTCCGACCGCGTGGCGGCGCTCCGCTTCCCGGAGCCGTCGCCCTGCGGCAAGACCCCCATGACGGCCGAGGGCCTCAGCAAGTCCTACGGGTCGCTGGAGATCTTCACCGACGTCGACCTCGCGATCGACCGCGGGTCGAAGGTGGTGATCCTCGGCCTCAACGGAGCCGGGAAGACCACGCTGCTGCGGATGCTCGCCGGCGTGGACAAGCCCGACACGGGGCAGGTCATCGCGGGCCATGGACTCAAGGTGGGCTACTACGCCCAGGAGCACGAGACGCTGGATACGCAGCGCACGGTGCTCGAGAACATGAAGTCCTCCGCACCGGACATGCAGGACGCCGAGGTGCGCGGGATCCTGGGGTCCTTCCTGTTCTCGGGCGACGACGTCGACAAGCCCGCCGGTGTGCTGTCCGGTGGCGAGAAGACCCGTCTGGCCCTGGCGACGATCGTCGCATCCTCGGCGAACGTGCTGCTGCTCGACGAGCCCACCAACAACCTGGACCCGGCGAGCCGCGCCGAGATCCTCGGTGCCCTGAAGAACTACAGCGGCGCCGTGGTGATGGTGAGCCACGACGAAGGAGCCGTCGACGCGCTCGACCCCGAGCGCGTGGTCCTGCTGCCGGACGGCGTCGAGGACCTCTGGAACCAGGACTACCTGGAGCTCGTCACCCTCGCCTAG
- a CDS encoding SURF1-like protein (possible pseudo due to internal stop codon/frameshift), with protein sequence MYRFLFSARWLGWLAMVVVLAAGCVALGRWQLDRREAVVEDIQRIVANYDAAPERYVPGENGFDHYDASREWTPVTFVGTYDVANQVVVRNRPMNGQPGYEVLTPLRLDDGTAVIIDRGWLPIGNAEAGRPDEIPDPPAGPVEVTARTKPGEPAVNRGAPEGQVASIDLPALADRLDYPVQDAAYGLLALERPAAAQTPVAAPKPSIDEGPHLSYSLQWFAFGVLAFVGLGYAARQQRRSDAEQDGTLPAQPVRRRRRPSSEEEEDAILDAQGIR encoded by the coding sequence GTGTACCGTTTCCTCTTCTCAGCCCGATGGCTCGGCTGGCTCGCCATGGTCGTGGTGCTGGCCGCCGGCTGCGTGGCCCTGGGCCGCTGGCAACTCGATCGCCGCGAGGCCGTCGTGGAGGACATCCAGCGGATCGTGGCGAACTACGACGCCGCCCCGGAACGCTACGTACCCGGGGAGAACGGCTTCGACCACTACGACGCCTCCCGCGAGTGGACGCCGGTGACCTTCGTGGGAACCTACGACGTCGCGAACCAGGTGGTGGTCCGCAACCGCCCGATGAACGGGCAGCCGGGGTACGAGGTGCTGACCCCGCTCAGGCTCGACGACGGCACGGCCGTGATCATCGACCGTGGCTGGCTGCCCATCGGCAACGCCGAAGCCGGGCGCCCCGACGAGATCCCCGACCCGCCGGCCGGACCGGTGGAGGTCACCGCCAGGACCAAGCCGGGTGAACCGGCCGTCAACCGCGGCGCCCCCGAGGGCCAGGTCGCGTCCATCGATCTTCCTGCACTCGCGGACAGGCTCGACTATCCGGTGCAGGACGCCGCCTACGGGCTCCTGGCGCTCGAGCGCCCGGCAGCGGCGCAGACACCGGTCGCAGCGCCCAAGCCCTCGATCGACGAGGGACCGCACCTGTCCTACTCCCTGCAGTGGTTCGCCTTCGGGGTCCTGGCCTTCGTCGGCCTCGGCTACGCGGCGCGCCAGCAACGGCGCAGCGACGCGGAGCAGGACGGCACCCTCCCGGCGCAGCCGGTCCGCCGGCGACGTCGTCCGTCGTCGGAGGAGGAAGAGGACGCGATCCTGGACGCGCAGGGCATCCGCTAG